From the genome of Phoenix dactylifera cultivar Barhee BC4 chromosome 5, palm_55x_up_171113_PBpolish2nd_filt_p, whole genome shotgun sequence:
TTGCAGCCATCATAAATCAGCTGCATGGCATTTGAAATTAGGTGGACTCTGAATTGTTAGTAGCTATTTAATTTCATCTTATTTTAATAAATACTCATATAGGCATtaagattaaaatattttttttcaaaaaataaaatagatatttttctaagttaatatataataaatacttTATTGCATTTCTAAACTAATTATTCCATTTAATCCAAAAATGAATGACTTCAATGAAAAAGGTGAAATATTAGAGGGTAATATCCATTTGGATCTATTTTCTAtccaaaaatacaaaatttaggAACCAGTTAATATCCATAATTGTACCCATATCCGTTGAATAAAAATAGATGAGGATATAAAGAGACAATTATCCAATTCATATCTGAACATCCATTTTCTCTATAATCCTATTTAATGTTCCATAGCACTCATTGATTTTTAGTAAAACAAATAACCATATTAACATCTTATAGACTTAATTTACCTTCTATCCAAtgtcatctttatttttttggttacaaaaattatttatctgacttatatttatatttatatctgtATTTTCAATATTCATaatctatttaaataaatataactaTGAATTGCATCCGATTAATATCCATCTTTGTATATGCATTAGTGAAATATAAATGGATACGAATATGTATGTAGAACGACATGCTACTCGATGCTGTCCAAATATGATGGCCTAGAATTGAAACAAATACCAATTAAATCAACAACAATAGTAGAAGAAAAGATTTTGGAGAGAGAAATAAATTACTCAAAAAAGAAGGGCTAAAATAATGGTTCTACTCTTTTTCAGAAAGATATTCCAAAAAACAACTTTCAAGTTCCACTTATGTGATGCTCTTCCTTATTAATAAAACTACACTCTCTCTCCCACTAAAAGCCAAAAACATTACTAACCTACTTCAATTAAAAAACAAAGATAGGAGACATCACCAGGAGATTGAAAGAGACTGAAGGCTTAATCGCCTCCATTCAGGCTAAGGAGGAGATGGATGGAGGCCTTTCCCTCGGAGACCAGACCGAGCTGCAAGCACAACTGGCCTTGCATCACTCGCTCTTCACTAGCAAGAGACCCTATGGCGGCAGAAGTCCAGGTGCGGTAGATTTTAGAGGATGATCGAAATACCAAACTTTTTTATCGACAGTTATTAGAAGATAGAGTAATAGGATCCAGAGCATCAAGGATAGCAGTGGCCAGATAATGGAGGATACGGGCAGTATCTGTCGCGAGCTTGTATAGTTTTTCAGGTCAAGGTGGTCGGCCTAGCAGTTCTTCAATACATCCTTGATGCCTAGGGAATTGAAAAAAATCTTTATCACTTTGATTTTCAAGAGGTAGGATGCTATTGAGCCGAGTCATTACAAGCCCATTAGCTTTTGCTCCACTCTTTACAAGGTCATTATAAGGGTTATATTTGCCAGACTCAAGAGATTCTTCTCAAACTCATTAGGCTAGGGCATAGGGTCTTTGTAGGAGGATGGAGCATTTTTGAAACATCTTGGTTGCATAGGTgttcatgcatgatcttcagaGAGCCCCGAGTTGACAGAGTCTTATGGCAGTCAAGATGGATATAGAGTGGACCTATGATCGGATGAGCTGGAGCTTTCTTTTCTCCTCCTTAGCAAGCTTTGGGTTTCATGAGATATGGATCTAGTGGATCAAGGGATGTATTCAGGATTCGTCCTTCACTATTCTGGTGAACCCGCCTACGGCCTTTTTCCACTCCAGTGTTGGTCTTTGGCAAGGTTGCATTCTTTCCCCTTACATATTTATTATATGTCTTGATGCTTTGTCAAGAGCTCTCTTTGCTACCACTATGACGCAGACCTTTGAGGCCTATAGGCCTACCCCATATCCCGAGTCAATCTTTCACCTCCTCTTTGTAGATGATTGCATGCTCCTTGCTCGAGCCATTAGACAGAGCGCTTGGATGATCAGGAGAATCCTGAAGGACTACTGCACTGCTTTGGGTCATAGGTCAACCTAGCCAAATTAGCAGTCCACTTTAGCTCAAAGATTAAGCCGCATCTCAAGATTGGCATCAAGGAGATCTTGGGTGTAGAAGAGCAGGTTGGTGGTGGAGATACTTAGGTGTACCCATTATAGGAAGATGACTGCGGACGACACAGTGCAGCGAGATCGAGTAGGGCAATCAGCAAGATCTAGAGAGGAGGCAGGCGAGAGCACTCTCTATGATGGATAGGGTAACACTGGTGAGATCGGTCCTTAGCTTAGCCCCAGTCTACTTGCTGACTCACATTGCTATGCCCAAGGCTCCACTGGTGAAGGTAGAGCAGctgttcagaaaattcatatgGGGAGCGTGGGATGACATGAGGGAACTTCATCTTGTTGCTTGGGTGATGGTATGTCAGCCCCGAGGCTATGGGGTCTGGGCATCTATTCTCTGCTGATAAGGAGGGAGGCTATGGTAGCGAGACATATCGCTTGTGAGAGTAAAAAATTGACTAATCATTTGCTTtaaatttaattgattaattatagaaagcaaagaagaaaacCTTCAGTTTACTCTCAAAAGAAGATCATCTATCTGAAGCTCTACATCGAGAAGAATTACTCCAAAAGgccataaaaatattttttgaaaactcacatacaaacataaaaaaattcatTCTGAGCTGCcttaagagtcgaccccaagcttgcAACGAGTCGATCTCGGCTCATTGTTGCTGTCTGATATACCTTTACAAGCTGACTCTAGTAGATCACGAGTCAACCCTAGATAATTCTTAGAAGACGGATAGAAAACTATGGTTTTCATCACATTGACGAGTCGACACCTGAAGAACACAAGCTGACTCCAGTCCAATAAGAATCAACCCCAGAAATAGACAAGTCGACCCCTAGATTTTTCGTACAAGACCGGATATAGCATATATGGTTGGTGTATTGGATCGGGGGATCGAATCGATTATAGAAAATGAGTTTAATTAGTCGATTTATTAGTGAACAAGGAAAAATATTATCTAGACGGGTGAATAAATTGACCTTGAATCAaattctttatattttcatcgACGTTCATATGTTAGCTAAAGCTTCCTTTTCACTATTCATCTGTCTATGACAACCTAAAAGAGATGGACTTGACTTACCTAGGATGAGCTGACTATGATAGATTGGATGGTAAACGCAGAGTACGAGCTAGCTGCAGCAAGGTACACATTGGTCCAGTCCCAGTCCGACGTTTGATGATTGCCTTTTGCTTATCACATGCTAATCGTTTTTCTTTTACTATTCAATATAGTTTTTTGGTTTTATGTCCACTTTGCTAGGGGAGGAAGGCTGATAAGCTCACACTCACATTTCTTGGTAAGTAGATTCCTTGCAAATCTAGATAAAAAGAATTGGCAAGAAGTGAAATGGACAATGAGATATTTGAAAGGTACATCCGGTTTATGTTTATACTTTAGTGGTACAAAACCACTCTTGGTGGGTTATACAAATTCAAAGATGGCCGATGATGTTGACACTAGGTGATGTACTTCAGGTTACTAATACACTTTTAGAGGGGAGCTGTATCATGGAAATCCAAGCTTCAAAAGTGTTTTGCTCTTTCCATCACTGAAGCAGAATGTATAGCCATTACCAAAGCTTGCAAGGAAATGTTGTGGTTGATGGGTTTTTTTGCAGGAACTTGGAGCAGGATGTGTATATGATCCATTGGATCTGAGATATCTTGGAGAAGCAATGGATAAAGATTGTGAAGATCCCAAGGGACCACAATCCATCGGATATGATGACCAAGCCCCTTATAAAGGAGAAGCAAGAACTTTGTAGGGACTTGGTGGGTGTAGGTGCTTGGTGAGCATGGACATTTGGGCAAAGGATTCACTAAGCAATGACAGTTCTCATGGCTCTCTAGAAGGGGAGATTGTTGAGCTTACTACTAATGTTTTGGGCTAGCCCCATGTGGAGTGGCCCACACCATATTAATAGGTGTTGGGTATGGGCCCTGTAACAAAGCATATGTTTTTAAGTGATAGCCTAtacaagaaaaaagaataagaagaagaaaaggaagaagagagaagagatagGGTTTTGACTTTGTACACACAACAAGGATCtcttatcaaataattttcttGGATTGAAGTTCAAGATACAAGGGCTTGTTTTTCTTTACTCATTTCATCTATAAGAGTGTTTGATGCATCCcgaaagttgaaatttctctttTGGAGGGTATGCCTACAAACTTTATGAGTTGGAAGCTTGTTGATTCTTTTTTGTAGAGATTTTTtgtgcccttgaaatttttttttgttgatgtgGACCTCTTATACTCTTCCCGCTTAGTGCCCCATGGTTTTTCCCTTCTTTGAATGCTTTTTCATGTAAAAGTTTGGTGTTTCTACTTTCTTGGTTGCCTGGTTTTGCTACTTTCATTGAGTTGTTGTTGTCATTGTGATTGGGCTTGAAATATTATCCATAGCTTGCCTAAGAGGGGAAGGGAACACTTCCCCACATTTGGAATATATAATGGTCAAAATAATGTTGGTGGCAAGCTATTAATGGAATAAGTGTGTTGTTAAAACTTGGATGAGATGCACATGAGAGGAAGGAGTGCTGTCTCCAGTATATGCATTCCCACCTTTAGTTAGTGCTCCTCATATTTCTTGAACTAAAAgtagttaaaagaaacaaagtgTATTTTCATTAACACATCTTTTGATCTTATATCTCACTTGAGCAAAAAGAGTGTTGAACCAAGCAACATGTAGTTTCACAAAAGAGACATACATTCAAAGCACAACAGCATGTATGAAGGATCAAATAATTTATGTCACAGTAATAGAGATTAGCACACTCTTACCTTTTAGTGCTCTCTTGTTTCTATCTTAGTAAAGATGGGTATTTTTGTGGATAATGGAGTCTGCTAATAATAGGACCAAGGATGTGTGACTCAACACTTGCATAATAACAGGTGAAGATGGACATGGCTACTTGTTTGATGGGTAAGAATTGGAAATTTAATCTTCTAGCTTGTTAGGCTAGTTAGGCTCAGAGTCCATTCTCATAGAAATTTTAGACCTATGCCATCATATAGTGACAAAGTTGGTATTAAAGCATTGACCAACACCAGCCTGATGGGTTCATTGATAATTTGACATTTTACCAATTAATAGAGTGACCTCTTGGTGTTGTAACCTCTATTGGACATCCAACTACGGCTGAATGATATAGTaagaattgttggtacttgCTAGGACTCCCTTCATTTGCCAACTTAAAGAAGAAGGTAGGATTGAACTTAAGCAATCTTTAGCCCTACTCAAACCTTTGACAAGAAATGCTGCTTGTACCTGCTGATGGCAAGGCCAGTCATTTCTCCATGTAAAGAGACTCTCCAGCAACTACCAAGATCTAAGTTGTTGATCAAAGCACCTTCGCATATTGCTTAAGCACAGTTTGCAATGATTAGTGAAGTGACACCAGCTTGCTTCCTTCTGCTTCATGGTTAACAAGATGGAACTTGTGACTGACATAAAAAGATCTTTCTGGCTGAGTAAAACAATACTTAGCACTCCCTTTtacctacatatatatatatatatatatatatatatatatatatatatatatatatatatatatatatatatatatatatatatatatatatatatatatatatatatataattatttgaaGAGTTCAACAACCTTGAGGTAATGCTTTAAGAACTGAGTCAAAAAGGATATTTGCTCCCTGAAATATCAGAGTAGACCACTGTGGTACTAAATTACCAAGCTCTGGTGATACATGCACTATCCCAACTTTGCTGAAAATAAATCAAGTTTATTTAAACATAATGAGTAAAAGTTTTATcctttgatatttttataagatttgTTCAACCTGACTATAGTTGTGCACTCTGGGATTCGCGACaaattggaaggacaaaaaaaaaaaaactcatctcCGTcttctctgaaaaaaaaaaaatccatttaaCAATATTCGATGGACTAGCTCTGCTATGGAAAACATTTTAGGAAAAAAACAtgagaagaaaaatgaaacagtaTGTACGCCGAAAGGTCTTAAAGAATTCCAAACAGTTGTATGAATTTTTTGGAATCATTAGCTAACCATGAAAAGAGCATATCCGAGATGGATGATAGCTTCAGATGAGAACCTtgcaaatattgattatttccCATGTTAACTATGTTAGGAGAACCATTTCCAGCTTTATATTTACACCAACAAACACGTCATGCACATTGTGGTAAGATAAAACTGTAATCCTTTTTATTCCacaaaaaaattcatgagatacCCCTCACTGTTATATGATGTTTCCTAGCATGCTTGTGAAGCGAAAAGGGATGGCAATATTCCGGTGGTGATAAACTACATTAGAAGAATTTGATGTTTCTGGCATTCTTGCAAAGTGGAACTGATGGTCAGTTTCTGGCAGTAATAAaccacacattagaagtatttcaaaagatatttcaaagatttcaaattcatCTTCCAGAAATATGCTCTCCAGAAACTCTTTCGCATGCACAACTGTTTGAAAGCAGTACAAAAGGTAATATTAAATTAGACATGTACAAACCAGAAATTTGTTACAATAAGCTTAAGTTGATACTGAAGAAATATATTCTCTACCACATTTTTACAAAGTTATACCAGCTACAGTTTTTGTTTCCTCTGGAATTTTCTCCTTTCAACTGCAGCGACCTAGTTGGGCAATTACATATTGATGAAATTATTATATACAAGTAAGAAGAAGTATATGAAAGACTAGCCCACtctttgattttttattttttgctataTATATACCCATTAATATCTTAGTCACCCCATTTACAGAGTCTGCTGGGATTTAGCAATTGTGAGAGCTTGGAGGCAAATGAGTGTTAGATGCCCATCATTCCCAACCCATTAACATCTTTGTCACCCCATCTACAATCTTGTTCTTTGATGCAGACAATTCATAATCATCACCAAGGAGGATTCTGTAGACTTCCCACTCCCTATCACCAACAACATGCCTCCCAATCTCAGCCTGAaaatcaaaaatcatattttagcTCGAGTACAGAATTATCAACTTTGTTACCTAAACATGAGCCCAAATTTTATCACAAAACTGATcattttgaaaaggaaaaaaacttAAATCAAGAGGAAGATTTCAAGCTCTTAAACTCCAGCTTGCAGTAGGAGACAATAGCTTCCAATAAATGTTAGTGGATTGTAAGGACATAACCACAAGATCCAGGAAAGCAAGAGAATGGCAAGACGAGTTAACATCAGTCAGTAAACATGGAAGTTGGCAGAGACATACCAAAAAGATGCGTGTGTGAAGCATTTTGAGGGACCAGGTGATGTCATGAAAAACAAGAGGCCGGCCCTTGCCAGATAATTCAACAGGATTTGCAACTAGGAGCTCTGTATCAGGCCCACGGCTCACCACAGTTACTCTCAGTGGACTGGACAACTCCATTCTCAAGCGCGAACATAATGCCTTCTGCTTGTTTGTGTCAACAATCTTCTTCCCATCCACTTGTATCACAAACAAGTCAATCTCGCAGCTTCCATTTTGGGTTGCATAGAACCGCCCATAAGATATCTGTCATGCATAGGATATGAGCATTTCAGTTTatatgcataaaaagaaaagatacaGCACTTCATTGGATAAAGTGTTGCCCCCCTACCTATGCACAGCTATATATGCTCAACCAGTATATTGGAACAttgcaaaaggaaaaaaaactccACTCCAATCTAAACAAGCTGATAAAAATACAGGGAAAATCAGTTATAGGGCTCATCAACCTGTAAGATGGTGGTCTTAGACATGGTTGGTTTTTAGTGCATCACCATAACTAgaaattttcttatcatgattgaatgaatttgaaaaaCATCATCAGATGATAAACAGCTATATTTGGTAATGGTAAATGCATACAGTTATTTCACCAAAAACTTAAATTAGTAAAAAGAAGCACAGAACAGACAAATTAATTACATCAAATACGAAAACAGTGAAAAACAAAACATAAGTCTAATAGAAAAATGTTTTGTAGAACATGACCTTGACATTTTTACCTGGATGTTGTAATCTTTAAGAGTCCTCATAAGGTCATATAGCAGGCCCTTGTGATCACGGCAAAGGATTTGAATAAGTGTATGACCAGGGCTAAGGGAGTTGTCCATTGTGACAGAAGGATTTTTAGATGAGGAAGGAGATTTCTTGGGTGATTCTTCAGGAAGCTCCAAGTCAAACAATTCTTCTGGGATTGCAGGGGGGAGAAAAGGTGAAGCTTGCATAAATGAGGCAATCTCTGCACTAGCCAGTTCAATGTCACAATTTGTCATTGAGTCCCCTAAAACAGCTCTCAATTGATCGcatgcttcttcttttctcctttttgtaTGAAGAAGTTCCCTGAAACCAATATGCAAAAATGTAATCCAACGATGAGAAAACGAGATATATATGCCATAAGAGAAGGCCTACATCTACAACAAGCAACAGCAAGGCTCCAAGCAATCTACGCAATCAGAAACCTAGCAAATCTTTTAGCTGATTACAGGCCGAAAGGTCCTTAAGACCCATTACCTGAAACAAATGGGGAAAGGAAAGATATGCTAACTAAGCAACAGCAAGGCTCCAAGCAATCTACGCAATCAGAAACCTAGCAAATCTTTTAGCTGATTACAGGCCGAAAGGTCCTTAAGACCCATTACCTGAAACAAATGGGGAAAGGAAAGATATGCTAACTATAACTTAAGTCCTGACTTTTTCATGTCATTAAAACTTGGAACACTTTAGTAGTTCTTTCATCAAGGAGCCTTCAAAGAGTTGCTTCAAGAAACTAACCTAGGACTACTTCATTATATAGAAGTTAAATGCATTAGAATGGTTTCACTGGAGCAAGATTTAAGTCGAATGTGATAGTGCTATGCCAGCTAGCAGTGGCATGGTACATGGCCAATGCTTGGCAGACACTGTTACACATGCACTGGCACACAGCCATGTCTTTTTTGATGGAAAGTGGAGGAAGTGAGAGACTTCCCCCAAATTTTATTAAGAATCTAAATACAATGGAAGGCAGTACAGAAGAAGTGACAAAGAAAGAGATTTTACAAGGAggagagaaaagaggaaatgGCCATGTACACAGCCATGTCACTCTCTAGTAGAGCACCAGCATGGTATCCTGAGTCTCTATAACTCTTGAGAAATTAAATTCTTTCGCTTATACGCTGCTGTACACTGCTCTCAGATTCTATAAATTTATCATCTGAGCATAAAACCATTTCATATAGAACAATCGATTTGATCAAAGTTTACCATTTATTTCAGTGAATTTAAGCTGATCAAGTTGGGTATTGGCCCAATTTTACCTTAAATTTCAGAGTAAAATTTCTTATAGAAAGACTAAACCTTTTTTGATAAATGGTGGGCAATTTAAAATATGaaagcagatttttttttcatgagagACAGATTCCCacttcagagagagagagaatcacaTAGCACCTGGTGTCGGTGATAAAGAAGAGGTCCATAACTCTCCCATCTGGGGTGGTCGACACCTTCACCTTCCTTATAGTGAGCTCCAGCTCACACAGAACCTGAGTCACATCTGCAGAACCCCACAAGCATTATAAGCTCTAATTATCTGCCAcaatattttgatattgaattcTCAAATCAATAGACAGTTGCTTCTGAAATAGAGAATATGAAGAATTAGCAATGAAATATCAAgacttgaaaaaatattttttttaactaaaaagGGGATCtagaagagaaaaatagaaGACTCATAGAAAAAATGATTTATATCCAGAAGAAATAAAACACTGCAAACATAGATTAAATTCCAAGAATATAGGAAGAGAATCTAGATCAAAAAAGTAGAATAGGTATCACATCCAAAAATCAAGAACATGATGAAGCTTCACTTGACTCTCCCAAATTATTGTTAACAGGAACTAAACAGGAAGAACATGCAATCATTGCACAGAATCTCCATCAATTTAAAAGGAAAACATTGATTCCGGCCCACCAAAAAAATCCATTAATTActccaaaaaacaaaaaggctAAATCTTTTAAACTTTCAAAagtaggaaaaagaaaaaaaaatgaaaagtagGTTAAGGAACTAAGGAAGAGGCAAGTGCAGCAGCCAATCAAGTTTAACAAGAAAATAAGAACACAGACTCCAGCCTCGAAAAtaaccccccaaaaaaaaagattcttaGAGAAGGGCAAGAAATTGAGCACCCACCATGCAAGAGGCCCATGCGATCATAGCAACAGAACTTTAGGAGAAACAACTGCGCCTCCTGCTGCGCCGCCACCATCTCCTGCTGCCTGTAGTAGCTATTATACAGCCCTGACGCTGACAACACCGTCGGGCACACCCCCAGTAGCCTCTTCTTCAGCAGCCCCCACCGCGTTGCTCGATCTCCTCTCCCCACCACCCAAAATACGATATAACACCACTTACCATCCGTGCTCACATCTAAAAAAACAGGAAGCCCACCTCAAATTTCCACACAAACCAATAAAAAATCCAATTTTTAGTAGATAAAAAGGAACTCACATCAGAGTTCTGCACACAGTACACGAAAAGATTCAATCTTTAGCCGAAAAAGAGGAACTCGCACTAAAGTCCCATAGGCAatactcaaaaaataaaaataaaaacccaatctttagaagaaaaagaggaacaaTCCTCAAAATTGAACCCACAAGCCCTGTAAAAATCCAATTTTTAGGAGGAAAAACGGGGGAAAGGAACGAGATTGGGGAGACTTGGGGCTCACCTCCTCTCACAATGCTCAATCCGAAGAAGAGGATCACACGGCAGAGGTCGCAGCCGAGTCCGGTCTTGTCGGGGCAGCTGATGGTTATGACGCTGGGCTCGCCGGGGCTCTCCGGGTGCCGGATTACCACAACATCGTCGGAAGGGATGCCCATCCGCCCTCTCTTCCCCTTCTATCCTTCCCCCCTTCTTCTAAACCACGCCTTCCCTTCTCTCCCCTTCCCTTCTGATTGGCGAGAGCAGGCGATTCAGAGCCAATGTGATTGGATTCCACATAGGAGTGGAACGCACAAAATAGAGAAGGATTTGGAGAGGAACGAAGGTGGAACTCGCGtgggtcttcttttttttttgggtttggtTTTGTTTTGGGATCTCTCAAATCGTTATCTTCGGTCACGATGTGGGCTCATGGCTTGGATAGTTGGATTGCCGTCTAGATGGGATTACCTAGATCATctgataatttttattttaaaataatttaatttttaacaacttcaaattattatattttaataattaaatatttttggatatttatggtattctatttttgtattatatagAAATCCAAAATTACCAACCATATAATACGAAAATTACctttaatatattctatatatatatatatatatatatatatgtattaatcaTATGAAATATATTACAATAAAAGATTGAAATacaataattattaatatatttcatgaaaatatatttattagtcctataaattatttatcctataaaaatatattgattGCTATTATACAATTAAAAAAAGTTAATAATTTTAGAGTTCCAGCATAACCTTAGATCCTCTTATGAGTTAGAGTTCCAGCATAACCTTAGATCCTTCTATGACGATCGGCGAGTGATAAGTATGTTGaaaatatttgaatttaaaataaaataaattttagatcaggatccagaaaaaaaaaggaaggagattatgccaaatttgaatttttggcAAGGATCCAAATAAAGAAGAGGATTATGataattttctttaactcaaatgATAGATATATCACTTAATGATCAATAATTTAAATGAAAAGTGACATTAAGATTTTCCATTATGAATTATTAACTTTTGTTATAATAACAAACAAAGATacaaattattttgtttttaagTAGTGTTGGTTGAGAGTTGTCAAGAGGAGGTTGTGTAACTCTAAGGTTATGCTGGAACTCTAAAATTATTAACTTTTTTTAATTGTATAATGATCGTCAAGAGCAGGTCGAGGAGTGAGGATCCCATTGGTGTGTGGGGCTTGTGGTGTGGCCGAGACGGTGGACCATGCCCTGTTTCGGTGCACATGGGCTAGGGGCACTTGGCGGTTGGCAGGGGTTCCACCGGTGGTATGGCGATGTAAGGACCTGTTCTTATAGGCCATGCGTCAGGGATCGGAGTCCTTGGTGCTGCGTCAGGAGGCTGTCCGAGCTACCTGTATTGCCTACCAGATCTGGTTGGCCAGGAATGCTCGTACCTTCAGCGAACGACGTATGTCGCCGCGATTTGTTATCGAGAGTGCCCGCGCTCAAGCGGCGGAGCTGTGTTACACTATCCCTGTTGGAGGgaccttgatagctcgggacacctggggttcccactctgcttcggcagcctctcgtacggtgtttttcacctgggagcccccacccccgagcttcctcaaggtcaactttgatgggtctgtTTTGGATGGTGGCACGCGGGGAGGCGCGGGTTTCGTTATCCGGGACCCGTGTGCCAGGGTTGTGGCTGCCGGTGGCAGTCAGTTATTTGACACTTCAGTTCCCAGCGCGGAGCTGACAGCAGCCTGGGCAGGCCTTCGCCATGCCCGGTGTGTCTTACGGGCTAGGTCCATTATCCTGGAGGGTGACTCAGCCACCATTGtcagttggatccaggggggTCCAAGGCGTGGCGGGTGTGACCATCCCTTGCTCCATGACATTTGGGTTATGGCGAGGGATGGatgggcctttcaggccaagcatatttacCGTGAAGGTAATGGTGCGGCGGATTGGGTAGCTGCGTATGTAGCTTCTCACTCCGGGGGCACTTTATGGAGTGGCGATGGGGAGTTGCctttggcactccgaggtattttattttctgactttattgggtgtatccggtCTCGTCGGGTCTGATCCACCcgcattagcaaaaaaaaaaaaaaaaaaaaaaaaaaaaaaaaaaaaaagagaggaggttTGTAAGTAGCTACTGTTATAGCCATATAACAAATAATATCAATTATCGAGAAAGGTGACTATAATAtgatcataatatatttcaaagaAGATAtcatcatgatatgaaattttttcaCCAATCAGTGTCGATGCTCTAGAGGCATGCTTACAAATAATCAAATAGTTATCACTCATCATTTATATACA
Proteins encoded in this window:
- the LOC103721458 gene encoding ACT domain-containing protein ACR10-like: MGIPSDDVVVIRHPESPGEPSVITISCPDKTGLGCDLCRVILFFGLSIVRGDVSTDGKWCYIVFWVVGRGDRATRWGLLKKRLLGVCPTVLSASGLYNSYYRQQEMVAAQQEAQLFLLKFCCYDRMGLLHDVTQVLCELELTIRKVKVSTTPDGRVMDLFFITDTRELLHTKRRKEEACDQLRAVLGDSMTNCDIELASAEIASFMQASPFLPPAIPEELFDLELPEESPKKSPSSSKNPSVTMDNSLSPGHTLIQILCRDHKGLLYDLMRTLKDYNIQISYGRFYATQNGSCEIDLFVIQVDGKKIVDTNKQKALCSRLRMELSSPLRVTVVSRGPDTELLVANPVELSGKGRPLVFHDITWSLKMLHTRIFLAEIGRHVVGDREWEVYRILLGDDYELSASKNKIVDGVTKMLMGWE